The following are from one region of the Carassius auratus strain Wakin unplaced genomic scaffold, ASM336829v1 scaf_tig00003761, whole genome shotgun sequence genome:
- the LOC113070330 gene encoding uncharacterized protein LOC113070330, with protein MVSVVPLRGVIIFLCLLHLCVQGVQDVDTVCLAQMTQYFYDNVQPKTGQGTDAQYALSIYVPPAHCVDSGTNIENVFDKEDAAKVKMLLNRGDKCELCTKQQNVIASRPVRIDKKTTEHAERVLLYPVGNSLMDKLLAKASDKSFVVFYSYNSPCVTKCLKSADNILEGLRNWINKRKIERKMNAFVFQEIWHKDKNKDLQTEFKKIDEIVPLYRCMRISNVMECQKCVNNNGVEPFCLPKKK; from the exons ATG GTGTCTGTGGTACCACTGAGGGGTGTCATCATCTTCCTCTGCCTGCTTCATCTGTGTGTTCAAGGCGTTCAGGATGTGGACACTGTGTGTCTTGCTCAAATGACTCAGTATTTTTATGACAA TGTCCAGCCAAAGACCGGACAAGGAACTGATGCTCAGTATGCATTATCAATCTATGTCCCACCGGCTCATTGTGTAGATAGTGGTACTAATATCGAGAATGTGTTTGACAAAGAAGATGCAGCAAAAGTGAAAATGCTTCTCAATAGAGGTGACAAATGTGAACTTTgcacaaagcaacaaaatgtaatAGCTTCACGGCCAGTTAGaatagataaaaaaacaacagaacatgCTGAGCGTGTTCTGCTCTATCCTGTTGGTAACTCGCTCATGGACAAACTTTTAGCAAAGGCAAGCGACAAAAGCTTTGTAGTGTTTTATTCGTACAACTCACCTTGTGTGACAAAATGCCTTAAGAGTGCAGACAATATTCTCGAAGGCCTTAGAAATTggatcaataaaagaaaaatagagcgTAAAATGAATGCCTTTGTCTTCCAAGAGATCTGGCACAAGGACAAGAACAAGGATCTccaaacagaatttaaaaagatTGATGAGATAGTGCCTCTTTATCGGTGTATGAGAATCAGTAATGTGATGGAATGCCAGAAATGTGTGAATAATAACGGTGTGGAACCCTTCTGTCTGCCCAAAAAGAAATAA
- the LOC113070321 gene encoding gastrula zinc finger protein XlCGF8.2DB-like, whose amino-acid sequence MAFIKEESEDFRIEEVFSLKQEEIEEQTDLLLLKEENQDANEMEQTYLYEKHHDFITGKEATQTAAIRKRAQKTKSTSSFTCHHCGRSFNEKRKLKTHIRFHTGERPFTCQQCGKSFAHQGALKRHMRTHTGEKPYTCQQCGNSFTQKGSLNNHMRIHSGEKPFTCQQCGKSFTQKSYIHRHMITHSGEKPFTCQQCGKSFTQKSTLHTHMSIHTGAKPYTCEQCGKSFSSKRNLIIHMRIHTQEKPYSCKYCGKSFTHLSNHNYHMRVHTTPKYTCDCCGKTLTTKFSLECHKIKHSGKKPFKCDQCGRSYICKARLSYHMKIHSAEKCCKCAQCGKSFRNKRSLNAHVKKQHARKKTVGRASHK is encoded by the exons ATGGCGTTTAtaaaagaggagagtgaagacttCAGGATTGAAGAAGTGTTCAGTCTGAAACAAGAAGAGattgaggaacaaacag atCTGTTGTTGCTGAAAGAGGAGAATCAAGATGCGAATGAAATGGAACAGACATATCTGTATGAGAAACACCATGATTTCATAACTGGTAAAGAAGCCACACAAACAGCAGCTATACGTAAAAGAGCTCAGAAAACCAAATCTACCAGCTCTTTCACCTGCCATCATTGTGGAAGGAGTTTCAATGAAAAACGAAAACTTAAAACGCACATTAGatttcacactggagagagaccaTTCACctgtcaacagtgtggaaagagctttgcTCACCAAGGGGCCCTTAAAAGGCACATGAGAACTCACACAGGAGAAAAGCCTTACActtgccaacagtgtggaaacaGTTTCACTCAGAAAGGATCTCTTAATAatcacatgagaattcactcaggagagaagcctttcacctgtcaacagtgtggaaagagtttcacacaaaaaTCATACATTCATAGACACATGATAACTCACTcgggagagaagcctttcacctgtcaacagtgtggaaagagttttacacagaaaAGCACCCTTCATACCCACATGAGCATTCACACTGGAGCAAAACCTTATACATGtgaacagtgtggaaagagtttttcttCAAAACGAAACCTTATaatccacatgagaattcacactcaAGAGAAGCCTTACTCTTGCAAGTATTGTGGGAAGAGTTTTACACATTTGAGCAACCATAATtaccacatgagagttcacactacACCTAAGTACACATGTGATTGTTGTGGAAAGACCCTCACAACAAAATTTAGCCTTGAGTGTCACAAGATTAAGCACTCTGGAAAGAAACCCTTcaaatgtgatcagtgtggaaggAGTTACATATGTAAGGCAAGACTTAGTTACCACATGAAGATTCATTCGGCAGAGAAATGCTGTAAATgtgctcagtgtggaaagagtttcaggaATAAACGCAGCCTCAATGCTCACGTTAAAAAACAACACGCACGAAAAAAGACAGTGGGAAGAGCTTCTCACAAATAG